A genomic segment from Biomphalaria glabrata chromosome 16, xgBioGlab47.1, whole genome shotgun sequence encodes:
- the LOC106074252 gene encoding uncharacterized protein LOC106074252 — protein MVLPDMCEAGDRDDDHDIPAGPNVPSLYQLNVHIRDSNLARPENANAGIIQEGLHEQESQEQEEEVQPLSQPPEEQQNNEEPVLYNDQEPVPHNDQEPEPQNDQETINSGRYLHILNDQTNTPVTASSDGEPFVVNIIPRKYESQRASGRDSDSKAAQGPGPNRDQVGSSEMSQLNGTQSRNSNESPRN, from the exons ATGGTCTTGCCAGATATGTGCGAGGCCGGAGACCGTGACGATGACCATGACATTCCAGCGGGTCCTAATGTGCCTAGCCTCTACCAGTTAAACGTTCACATACGAGACTCCAACTTGGCCAGACCAGAGAACGCCAACGCTGGGATAATCCAAGAAGGTCTTCATGAACAGGAATCCCAAGAGCAGGAGGAGGAGGTTCAACCTCTCTCTCAGCCCCCCGAAGAGCAGCAAAATAATGAAGAACCAGTGCTATACAATGACCAAGAACCAGTGCCACACAATGACCAAGAACCAGAGCCACAGAATGACCAAGAAACTATCAATTCTGGACGCTATCTGCACATACTTAATGATCAAACTAATACCCCAGTAACAGCCAGTAGTGACGGTGAACCATTTGTGGTCAACATT atTCCACGAAAGTATGAGTCACAACGAGCCAGTGGAAGAGACAGTGATAGCAAAGCTGCCCAGGGCCCAGGCCCAAACAGAGATCAGGT tgGCTCTTCAGAAATGTCACAACTCAATGGTACACAAAGTAGAAACTCAAACGAATCCCCCAGAAATTAG
- the LOC106074251 gene encoding uncharacterized protein LOC106074251 isoform X2, translated as MAYEEEEEVILGQAEDIDVNTPAPTIPLEISLSDLGLKLKSRRPSIMVSQLTQPLRIGQGTSALIDANDHTAQSVVSSAAAPNKITLSSDLIDHVHSDQENKGASTIIQTNAAWTHFEETLNSGPSTGIQEVGYHDLDESSRNDSRLTNKYAENMAEKSIGTASEGATQAMEQKLLDSSEPQKKIRLCKCKRQIDISCVCGYINICKHCCASCPFCKFKATRTYPHT; from the exons ATGGCGTATGAggaggaagaagaagtaatacttGGACAAGCAGAAGATATAGACGTCAACACACCTGCACCAACAATACCATTAGAGATAAGTCTAAGTGATCTGGGGCTAAAACTAAAATCAAGACGGCCATCAATCATGGTATCTCAGCTCACACAGCCATTACGAATCGGGCAGGGAACTTCAGCTCTGATTGATGCCAACGACCACACTGCCCAATCAGTGGTTAGCAGTGCCGCAGCTCCAAACAAAATCACCCTCTCTAGCGACTTAATTGACCACGTTCACAGTGACCAAGAGAACAAAGGAGCCAGCACAATAATACAAACTAATGCAGCTTGGACTCATTTTGAGGAG ACTCTAAACAGTGGACCTAGCACAGGGATACAAGAAGTAGGCTACCATGATCTAGATGAATCAAGCAGAAATGATTCCAGACTGACAAACAAGTATGCTGAAAATATGGCTGAGAAAA GCATAGGTACTGCTTCTGAAGGAGCTACACAAGCAATGGAACAAAAACTGCTTGACTCATCTG AGCCCCAGAAAAAAATCAGACTATGCAAATGCAAAAgacaaattgatatttcttgTGTTTGTGGATACATTAACATATGCAAACACTGCTGTGCTTCTTGTCCATTTTGCAAGTTCAAAGCAACAAGAACATATCCACATACTTAG
- the LOC106074251 gene encoding uncharacterized protein LOC106074251 isoform X1: MAYEEEEEVILGQAEDIDVNTPAPTIPLEISLSDLGLKLKSRRPSIMVSQLTQPLRIGQGTSALIDANDHTAQSVVSSAAAPNKITLSSDLIDHVHSDQENKGASTIIQTNAAWTHFEETLNSGPSTGIQEVGYHDLDESSRNDSRLTNKYAENMAEKTGIGTASEGATQAMEQKLLDSSEPQKKIRLCKCKRQIDISCVCGYINICKHCCASCPFCKFKATRTYPHT; encoded by the exons ATGGCGTATGAggaggaagaagaagtaatacttGGACAAGCAGAAGATATAGACGTCAACACACCTGCACCAACAATACCATTAGAGATAAGTCTAAGTGATCTGGGGCTAAAACTAAAATCAAGACGGCCATCAATCATGGTATCTCAGCTCACACAGCCATTACGAATCGGGCAGGGAACTTCAGCTCTGATTGATGCCAACGACCACACTGCCCAATCAGTGGTTAGCAGTGCCGCAGCTCCAAACAAAATCACCCTCTCTAGCGACTTAATTGACCACGTTCACAGTGACCAAGAGAACAAAGGAGCCAGCACAATAATACAAACTAATGCAGCTTGGACTCATTTTGAGGAG ACTCTAAACAGTGGACCTAGCACAGGGATACAAGAAGTAGGCTACCATGATCTAGATGAATCAAGCAGAAATGATTCCAGACTGACAAACAAGTATGCTGAAAATATGGCTGAGAAAA cAGGCATAGGTACTGCTTCTGAAGGAGCTACACAAGCAATGGAACAAAAACTGCTTGACTCATCTG AGCCCCAGAAAAAAATCAGACTATGCAAATGCAAAAgacaaattgatatttcttgTGTTTGTGGATACATTAACATATGCAAACACTGCTGTGCTTCTTGTCCATTTTGCAAGTTCAAAGCAACAAGAACATATCCACATACTTAG